A single window of Anomaloglossus baeobatrachus isolate aAnoBae1 chromosome 5, aAnoBae1.hap1, whole genome shotgun sequence DNA harbors:
- the CHMP4B gene encoding charged multivesicular body protein 4b, with protein sequence MCNGLQVTNTNIFVLSREWFKELKADIVMQKQGKGYKKILKIARCCSNASQSMASLCTSSCGSDLLMWTCHSLQTLVGDLGSIAALQALKRKKRYEKQLAQIDGTLSTIEFQREALENANTNTEVLKNMGFAAKAMKAAHDNMDIDKVDELMENIADQQELAQEISDAISKPVGLGEDFDDDELLAELEELEQEELDKNLLEVHGPETVPLPNVPGSFLPAKPAKKKQEEDDDDMRELESWAAV encoded by the exons ATGTGCAATGGTCTCCAGGTCACTAATACTAATATTTTTGTGTTGTCAAGAGAGTGGTTCAAAGAGCTAAAAGCAGATATTGTCATGCAGAAACAAGGAAAAGGATATAAAAAGATACTAAAG ATTGCCCGCTGTTGCTCCAATGCTTCCCAGTCCATGGCAAGTCTTTGTACTTCCAGCTGCGGCAGTGACCTCCTCATGTGGACATGTCACTCTCTGCAGACATTGGTGGGGGACTTGGGCAGCATTG CTGCCCTACAAGCGCTGAAACGCAAGAAGAGATACGAGAAACAGTTGGCGCAGATTGATGGGACATTATCCACTATTGAATTCCAGCGGGAAGCCTTAGAAAATGCCAACACGAACACTGAAGTTCTGAAGAACATGGGCTTTGCGGCTAAAGCCATGAAAGCTGCTCATGACAACAT gGACATTGACAAGGTGGATGAACTCATGGAAAACATTGCTGACCAGCAGGAGTTGGCTCAGGAAATCTCAGATGCAATCTCTAAACCTGTTGGCCTTGGCGAGGACTTTGATGAT GATGAATTATTGGCTGAGTTGGAAGAACTAGAACAAGAGGAGCTAGACAAGAATCTTCTGGAGGTCCATGGTCCAGAAACTGTACCCCTTCCAAATGTGCCTGGTTCTTTTCTACCTGCAAAGCCCG CCAAGAAAAAGCAAGAGGAAGATGACG